In a single window of the Anaplasma platys genome:
- a CDS encoding PleD family two-component system response regulator → MTARILVVDDLPANIKLLQAKLAKEYYSVLTAMSGPEAIEMAKAHQPDIILLDVMMPGMDGYETCKLLRADPAITYIPIVMVTALDNTTENRVNGLSSGADDFLTKPIDDIALLSRIRSLTRFKIIVDELRLRGKTTEDMSMIDGSIMHYANQIADGKILIIDEDKIRAEGINNVLQAYFQETAIFSDPTQTMDFKNTASYDLLIMDLHFAGDGLRLCSEFRNCNEETRYTPVLLVFDEGEDRTILRKAFEIGISDYLMIPICNNELIARVNLQIKRKRYQDALRMHLKSNAEMSIKDPLTGCYNRRYFDMYFQNIAKESVEKEKDLSVMILDLDHFKQVNDTLGHPIGDELLKKMQERIFDSIRISDLLARLGGEEFVIILPETNARKATSVAERLRKGVAEVPFITSAGPIIKTLSIGVAEFRRSVETPEQLLARADELLYEAKKSRNAVVSDAVSTKHGSSES, encoded by the coding sequence ATGACAGCTAGAATACTTGTGGTAGATGATCTACCGGCAAATATAAAACTTCTGCAAGCAAAGCTTGCAAAGGAATACTATAGCGTACTTACCGCAATGAGCGGTCCTGAAGCGATAGAAATGGCCAAGGCACACCAGCCTGACATAATATTACTTGATGTCATGATGCCTGGCATGGATGGATATGAAACATGCAAGTTGCTAAGAGCAGATCCAGCCATTACATACATACCTATAGTTATGGTTACTGCTTTAGATAACACTACAGAAAATAGGGTGAATGGCTTGAGTTCAGGTGCTGACGATTTTTTAACAAAGCCCATAGATGATATTGCGCTCCTTTCCAGGATTAGGTCACTTACTAGATTTAAAATTATAGTGGATGAGTTAAGACTTAGGGGTAAAACTACCGAGGACATGAGCATGATTGACGGCAGCATTATGCACTATGCCAATCAAATTGCTGATGGAAAAATTCTGATAATCGATGAAGATAAGATCAGGGCAGAGGGAATAAATAACGTATTACAGGCCTATTTTCAGGAAACTGCAATTTTTAGTGATCCAACACAAACAATGGACTTTAAAAATACAGCTAGCTACGACTTGCTAATTATGGATTTGCATTTTGCTGGTGATGGATTGCGCTTGTGTTCCGAATTTCGCAATTGCAATGAAGAGACTCGTTATACTCCGGTTTTGTTGGTGTTCGACGAAGGAGAAGATAGAACAATACTGCGCAAGGCCTTTGAAATCGGTATCAGTGACTACCTCATGATTCCAATCTGCAACAATGAGCTCATTGCTAGGGTGAATTTACAAATAAAAAGAAAAAGATACCAGGATGCATTGAGGATGCACCTAAAAAGTAATGCTGAAATGTCTATCAAAGACCCCTTAACTGGCTGTTATAATAGAAGATATTTTGACATGTACTTTCAAAACATTGCCAAAGAATCCGTCGAGAAAGAGAAGGATCTGTCTGTTATGATCTTGGACCTTGACCATTTTAAGCAGGTTAATGACACGCTTGGACATCCCATAGGTGATGAACTCCTTAAAAAAATGCAAGAGCGGATTTTTGATAGCATCAGAATTTCCGACTTGCTAGCCAGATTAGGAGGAGAGGAATTTGTAATCATATTGCCTGAAACCAATGCCAGGAAAGCAACGAGTGTTGCGGAGCGGTTAAGGAAAGGAGTTGCAGAAGTTCCATTTATCACTAGTGCAGGTCCAATAATCAAGACACTCAGTATAGGCGTTGCAGAGTTTCGCAGATCTGTAGAAACGCCAGAACAATTGCTGGCACGTGCTGATGAGTTACTATACGAGGCTAAGAAAAGCCGCAACGCTGTGGTCTCTGACGCAGTTAGCACGAAACATGGTTCCTCAGAATCATAG
- a CDS encoding HesB/IscA family protein, giving the protein MASVDSLGLTVTECAVSKIRSVLEKEEQPSLLRLSVQGGGCAGFKYEFTTEVRGGSLSVDDEDDDCDSEIEDVDDEDEEDEDEEGDVVGGASDIVVSAEDGVPLLLIDRCSRKFLKNSTIDYVEDMNGSRFVVNNPGVKFGCGCGNSFSL; this is encoded by the coding sequence ATGGCCAGTGTGGATAGCTTGGGGCTTACTGTGACTGAGTGTGCGGTGAGCAAGATTAGATCTGTGTTGGAAAAAGAAGAGCAGCCGTCTTTATTGAGGCTTTCTGTGCAAGGTGGGGGCTGTGCTGGGTTTAAGTATGAGTTCACTACTGAAGTTCGTGGTGGCAGCCTCTCAGTCGATGATGAAGATGACGATTGTGATTCTGAAATCGAGGATGTCGACGATGAGGATGAAGAAGACGAAGATGAAGAGGGCGATGTTGTAGGTGGAGCATCGGATATTGTGGTATCTGCTGAGGATGGAGTTCCCTTGTTACTTATTGATCGCTGTTCCAGGAAGTTTTTAAAGAACTCCACCATAGACTATGTTGAAGATATGAATGGTTCAAGGTTTGTTGTTAACAATCCTGGTGTAAAATTTGGTTGTGGATGTGGCAACAGCTTCTCGTTGTGA
- the lepB gene encoding signal peptidase I, with protein MILSLLAIALFRSLAFEPFHIPSGSMKSTLLVGDYIVVGKYSYGYSRYSAVIVPLLTRVPFINFKGRVFYTPPRAGDVVVFRLPSDPKVSYIKRVVGLPGDEVQLKNGHLYINGKEMSYERAADFVDGEKVVKRYIETLYNGKSYEVLDERENSTLDNTPVYRVPEGHIFVLGDNRDDSRDSRFVTEVGNIPIDNIVGKALVVVLSFQGNDKGFPFKIRTDRVFQKVR; from the coding sequence CTGATCCTTTCGCTTTTGGCGATAGCTCTTTTTCGTAGTTTGGCGTTTGAGCCTTTCCACATACCCTCTGGTTCCATGAAGAGCACTCTTCTTGTTGGGGACTACATAGTCGTTGGAAAGTATAGCTATGGATATAGTAGGTATTCAGCAGTTATTGTCCCATTGTTGACGCGAGTGCCATTTATAAATTTCAAGGGTAGGGTGTTTTATACTCCCCCTAGAGCGGGTGATGTTGTTGTGTTTCGCTTACCTTCGGATCCGAAAGTGAGCTATATAAAAAGAGTTGTAGGACTTCCTGGAGATGAAGTTCAGCTCAAAAACGGGCACCTGTACATAAATGGGAAAGAAATGAGCTATGAAAGAGCAGCTGACTTTGTTGATGGTGAGAAAGTTGTAAAGCGTTACATTGAGACCTTATACAATGGAAAGTCATATGAGGTGCTTGATGAACGCGAAAATAGCACGCTAGATAATACGCCAGTATATCGAGTGCCTGAAGGGCACATCTTTGTTCTCGGTGACAATAGGGATGATTCTCGGGATAGTCGTTTTGTTACAGAAGTGGGCAATATTCCTATAGACAACATAGTAGGAAAAGCGTTAGTAGTTGTTCTCTCGTTTCAAGGGAATGATAAGGGCTTCCCGTTTAAAATTAGGACAGACAGAGTTTTCCAAAAAGTGCGGTGA
- a CDS encoding twin-arginine translocase TatA/TatE family subunit: MFSIGISEILLVVVVGCLVTDPKKMPAVVRAAGSYYRKFEEVRSEVVNFFHRACSPDEDSAEALGISYPKKKIVGNDGKVYEAYEVGEIINNEHVRNQCGSSTNDKDTHKMEAPQSSSEGKIAE; the protein is encoded by the coding sequence GTGTTTAGTATAGGTATCTCTGAGATATTGTTGGTGGTGGTTGTTGGCTGCTTAGTAACGGACCCCAAGAAGATGCCTGCGGTTGTAAGGGCTGCTGGGAGCTATTATAGAAAGTTTGAGGAAGTACGTTCCGAGGTTGTGAACTTCTTCCACAGGGCATGCAGCCCCGATGAAGATTCTGCCGAAGCTCTGGGAATATCGTACCCCAAAAAGAAAATAGTGGGAAACGATGGCAAAGTCTATGAAGCATACGAGGTGGGTGAGATTATAAATAACGAGCACGTAAGAAATCAGTGTGGCAGCAGTACAAACGATAAAGATACACACAAAATGGAAGCACCCCAGAGCTCTTCTGAAGGCAAAATAGCGGAGTAA
- the nuoI gene encoding NADH-quinone oxidoreductase subunit NuoI: protein MGLCRSMRSMLHGFLLTFLAMLKPKVTLGYPLEKGPLSTRFRGEHALRRYDSGEEICIACKLCEAICPAQAITIEAGERDDGGRRTTRYDIDMTKCIYCGFCQEACPVDAIVEGPNFEYATETREELMYNKQKLLSNGEVWEDAIRYRISKNRPYY, encoded by the coding sequence ATGGGTTTATGTAGATCGATGCGGTCGATGCTGCATGGGTTTCTACTTACCTTTCTTGCAATGCTGAAACCAAAAGTTACGCTTGGATATCCGCTCGAAAAGGGGCCCTTAAGTACCAGGTTTCGTGGTGAGCATGCGTTGCGGAGATACGATAGTGGGGAGGAAATTTGTATAGCATGTAAGCTGTGTGAGGCGATTTGCCCTGCGCAAGCCATTACCATAGAAGCTGGTGAAAGGGATGATGGTGGTCGTAGAACGACCAGATATGATATTGACATGACCAAGTGCATTTATTGTGGCTTTTGCCAAGAGGCGTGCCCTGTTGACGCAATTGTGGAGGGGCCAAATTTTGAATACGCTACCGAAACTCGGGAGGAGCTCATGTACAACAAGCAGAAGCTATTGTCCAATGGTGAGGTATGGGAAGACGCTATCAGGTATCGTATCAGCAAGAACAGGCCTTACTATTAG